In Leptospiraceae bacterium, the genomic window ACTAAGATTGCCATCGCCTATCGGGAAAGGTTCAAATAAAAAAAATATTCTACCTGTTTTTATAGAAAAATGTAAAAAAAATGACGATATAGTATTACAGGGAAAGGGTCTCAGAGTTCAAAATTATGTGGATGTGAGAGATATATGTAATGCTGTGTCATTATCAATTGATGCAGATATGAGTGGCGTTTTTAATATTGCGGGGGAAAAATCGTATTCCAATCTAGACCTAGCTAAAAAATGTATTGATGTATTAAATTCCACATCAAAAATAATTTTTAGTGGAATAGAAGATTCACAAGAAGATTTTCGATGGGAAATCAATATTGATAAAGCTAAGAAAATTCTTAGATATAATCCTGAATATTCACTTGAAGAATCAATTAAAACAATGGTGTAACAAATTATAAAATGAAAATTATTTTTTTTTCTGATATTCATGGAAATAAATATGCACTAGAGGAATTCTTTAACAATAATCTTGTTAGTTTTGCAGACCAATTAATATTTTGTGGAGATGTTTTTGGATATTATTATTACCAAAACGAAATTCTAGATACTTTTCGTAGAACTAAAAATTTACAATGCATTTTGGGAAACCATGATAAGATGTTTCTAGATATTCTTGATGGAAAACTTAATGAGAATACACTTATTCCCAAATATGGGAACTCATACAAGGAAGTTGCTGAAAGAATTAGTAGAGAAAACATTGAATTTTTGAGAACATTTCCAACCAACTTAGAACTAGAAATAAATGGTATCAAAATTGGAGTATTTCACGGATCTCCAAGTGACTTGTTAAATGGACGGGTTTATCCTGATACGGAAATAGTTGATTCAGAAAATTACACCAAATACGATTATGTAATCTTAGGGCATACACATCATAAAATGGTAAAACAAATATCTAACACGACAATTCTAAACCCAGGTTCATTAGGACAACAAAGGGATGGAAAAGGATGTTCCTTTATCGAATTAAATTTGAATGATAAGACATTTGATTTTAAAACAATTGAATATGATATAAGTGGATTGATGAAGGATATTGATCGAATGGACAATGGAAAGCATAGCCTTAAAGAAGTGCTACTTAGAAAAGCGTAGGAGATGATAGATGAGAGTTACCACAGCCCACGAAGGAAAGTATCTAACAGAACAATTTCTGCTCCAACCAGAGAAATAACTTGCCCATTTTGTGGTAATAAAAAATTGGAAAAGAGTTTTTCAATTACAAGAAAATCCAGATGTATTTCTATTAAAATGCTTTGAATGCTTTGCAGTTTCAGCGTCAAGAATGCCCTCGCAAGAAGCATTGGATAGTTATTATGCAGGATATTACGAGACTAATGACAAAAAAGTAACAATGGGGAACATAGATAAATTTGCTTTTCATATTTTTAAAAATTCTTTAGATCATTTAAAAAATAAAAAAGAATTGAATATTTTAGATTATGAGGGGAAATGGTGATATTTCTCTAAATATTGCCGAATAATTTTATCAAAGCTGGAATTAACAATGTTGCAATAACTTTAGTTGATTACAATTCAGAGACTAAAGCAAGTGAAATTCGAGAATTAGAATAAAATATTATAAAAAATTGTCTTTGGTAAAGGATCAAAAGTTTGATTTGGTGATTGCAAGCGCAATCATAGAGCATATTCCAAATCCAATGAGTTGATTTAAATTTCTTATTCAGTTGTCTTCACGAGAATGGTGTTTTTATGCAAGGACTCCTTATTTACTTCCTTTGTTACGTCTTCTTAAAATTTGGTGTAAAAGTTAGACTTTACTTATCCTGGACATGTCCATGATTTGGGTTCTGATTTTTGGAATAATGTATTGAATATCATACAAAGAAAAAGTAGATTTTCAATTTTAAAATCAAAACCATCTTTTGTAGAGGCTTCTTTTAAAGAAAATTTTTTTATCGCATTAGCTGCTTATTTATTCAAAGCTCCATGGTATTTATTGGGGATAAATATGGTTTAGTCGGTGGCTGGGAAATCTTTATTAAATCCAATGAAAAATAAACGAAGAATAAATTTAATTCTAAAAAATCTTAATCGAGGAATAAAATCTGAATAAACTTTCTTTTGTTATACCATGTTATAGATCCGAGAAAACGCTTCCTTCCGTTATTAATGAAATAATTCTCTGTGTTACTAAATTAAAAAAGTATAGTTATGAAATAATTTTGGTAAATGATAATTCTCCGGATAACACTTTTTCGGTTATTCAAGAATTGTGTAAAGGCAATCGTAATATAAAAAGTTTAGATTTATCTAGAAACTTTGGTCAGCATTCTGCAACTTTGGCTGGATTTGCCTATGTAAAAGGAGATATTGTTATTACCCTTGATGATGACGGGCAAATACCTGTAGATGAATTGCAATTACTTTTGAACAAAATGGAGGAAGGATTTGATATTGTTATGGGAGAATACAATGAAAGTAAACATAGTGGACTGAGAATTCTTGGTTCGAAGATAAATGGATTTTATGGCAAAGATGCTTAATCAAAAACCAAAAGAATTGCACTTTACAAGTTTTGTCGTGATTAAAAGTTTTATAGTGAAAGAAATATTAAAATATAGAAATCCATATCCTTACCTGCCAGGATTATTACTACGAACTAGTTCTAGAATTATCAATGTTCCGGTTAACCATCGAGATAGAACGGTTGGTAAATCTGGTTATACATTCATCAAACTCTTATCTCTTTGGATGAATGGATTAACTGCATTTTCTGTAATTCCGTTACTTTGCTACTGCATTAGGAGTTATTTGCGCTATTAGTGGGTTTTCATTTGGAGGTTTTATTATTATGCATAAATTATTACATCCAGAAATTCTTATAGGATATAGTTCCATTATGGCGACATTGCTTTTTATTGGGGGAATGATAATGTTAATGATAGGCCTAATTGGAGAATACATTGGACGAATCTATATCGGTATAAATAATTCTCCTCAATATGTAATTAAGAGAAGCAATTAATATTGATCCGCTAATTGATGTCATCAGTTTTGCGGAAGGTCAATTCAGTGTCTCAGAATCTTTCTGTTTTAAATTTATACAGTTCTTTAAATTTTAGATTTAGAAATCCGAAAGAAATTTATCATAGATACAATGCAGAAAGGTAGAAAGTTAAAAAATGAAGAAATGTGTTAGTTGTAACAAATATTTGAATTGGTGGATTGGCGATGTCCGAAGTGCGGGAAAGAGCCAGAGACAAAAAATGGGTTTCTTCGTTTTGCCTCTGACATAGAAGAGGGTGATTTGCATTACCCGCAGGAAGTGTATGATAAGCTTTATTCTTTAGAGGAAAGTAATTTCTGGTTTAATTATAGAAATTCAATTCTTGTTTCCCAATTAAAAAAATACAAAGCTAGTCTAACAAATTTTTTAGAGATAGGTTGTGGAACAGGATTTGTAATTTCGGAAATGGAGAGAAAATTTCCAAATGCAAAAACCTATGGTTCTGAAATTCACACAGAAGGATTGGTATTGACTGGTAAAAGAGTGATGAAATCGGAATTGATGCAAATGGATGCACGAAACATTCCATTTAGAGAAGAGTTTGATGCGATAGGTGCCTTTGATGTGATTGAGCATATTGAAGATGATAGAACAGTTTTAAAGGAAATAAATTTATCTTTAAAGAAAGGAGGAATATTGTTATTAA contains:
- a CDS encoding methyltransferase domain-containing protein; the encoded protein is MVDWRCPKCGKEPETKNGFLRFASDIEEGDLHYPQEVYDKLYSLEESNFWFNYRNSILVSQLKKYKASLTNFLEIGCGTGFVISEMERKFPNAKTYGSEIHTEGLVLTGKRVMKSELMQMDARNIPFREEFDAIGAFDVIEHIEDDRTVLKEINLSLKKGGILLLTVPQHQFLWSQTDIDAGHQRRYARKELIEKVLEADFKILRVSSFISLLFPFMMLSRLVKKKSEANPIFAELEINPVLNRFFKLICSKEGFLIYSKVSFPFWGSIFLIGEKQ
- a CDS encoding metallophosphoesterase family protein translates to MKIIFFSDIHGNKYALEEFFNNNLVSFADQLIFCGDVFGYYYYQNEILDTFRRTKNLQCILGNHDKMFLDILDGKLNENTLIPKYGNSYKEVAERISRENIEFLRTFPTNLELEINGIKIGVFHGSPSDLLNGRVYPDTEIVDSENYTKYDYVILGHTHHKMVKQISNTTILNPGSLGQQRDGKGCSFIELNLNDKTFDFKTIEYDISGLMKDIDRMDNGKHSLKEVLLRKA